In Azospirillaceae bacterium, a genomic segment contains:
- a CDS encoding helix-turn-helix domain containing protein: MPDSPEQGPSRKPRADGERNRSLLIAAAKQAFAEKGTAASLEQIARDAGVGIGTLYRHFPTRDALVEAVYRQESDALVEAAARLAADLPPVEALRAWLLLFIEYLAAKEGMTDALNALIGGTDALYSASSARITDAIGTLARRAAETGAIRLDIEPLDLVRAIAGLAKLNPAADWKRSAIRMVDILLNGLRVGP; this comes from the coding sequence ATGCCGGACTCACCGGAACAGGGCCCGTCGCGCAAACCCCGCGCCGACGGCGAACGCAACCGGTCGCTGCTGATCGCCGCTGCCAAGCAGGCCTTCGCTGAAAAGGGCACGGCCGCCAGTTTGGAGCAGATCGCGCGCGACGCCGGTGTGGGCATTGGCACCCTCTACCGCCACTTCCCCACCCGCGACGCGCTGGTGGAGGCGGTCTACCGCCAGGAAAGCGACGCGCTGGTGGAGGCGGCCGCCCGGCTGGCCGCCGATTTGCCCCCGGTGGAGGCCTTGCGCGCCTGGCTGCTGCTGTTCATTGAGTACCTGGCGGCCAAGGAGGGCATGACCGACGCCCTGAACGCCCTGATCGGCGGCACGGACGCACTGTACAGCGCCTCCTCCGCCCGCATCACCGACGCCATCGGCACCCTGGCCCGCCGGGCCGCCGAAACCGGTGCCATCCGCCTGGACATCGAACCGCTGGACCTGGTCCGCGCCATCGCCGGCCTGGCCAAGCTGAACCCGGCGGCGGACTGGAAACGCTCCGCCATCCGGATGGTGGACATCCTGCTGAACGGGCTGCGGGTCGGGCCGTGA
- a CDS encoding PepSY-associated TM helix domain-containing protein encodes MLKHFAARALARRKNPDPTDIKGKGKAAKGGFVQSSLAGHSALGLALGALVYIVCFTGTLSVFAEDLSRWEWAGTAETPELPAAAIDAAMATGLERAVAQAGGVDKVIALYGQLPRPDWPHMAVHAFTAGGGSVMWRAAADGTLSPTPSDNWTDVMGEVHMELSLPGLWGPLTVGLVGIALLSLLFSGVLSHPRIFRDAFALRLTGARRLGLADLHNRLSVWGLPFHLGITITGLIFALAGVMLLTVAQVGFKGDTTRAAAPLSGPEIAADPTPAPMPSVALLQQRVEEAMPGSHRTTRFLYIERPGTAGQSVMMDMGRYDGLAQGDRYYLNAKGDLVTPSGFIGGPVGKRVYAAALALHCATFGGLAVRLVYGVLGLALSVICATGCSIFLARRRDRGRALPRLEKVWAGVAWGVPLAMALSAATTLVPGLANEHAYVRGFWAPTLILPILSLALASGEQASRVLRLALGLVLVILAGTHAAGHATGQWGDGPLPAAALVVDAVLAVTGLALTVTTGLLRRSRALAAQAHPAP; translated from the coding sequence ATGTTGAAGCATTTCGCCGCCCGCGCCCTGGCCCGCCGCAAGAATCCCGACCCCACCGACATCAAGGGGAAGGGCAAGGCGGCCAAGGGCGGCTTCGTCCAATCCTCCCTGGCCGGCCATTCCGCGCTGGGGCTGGCCCTGGGCGCCCTGGTCTACATCGTCTGCTTCACCGGTACCCTGTCGGTCTTCGCCGAGGATCTCAGCCGCTGGGAATGGGCGGGCACGGCGGAGACGCCGGAACTGCCGGCCGCCGCCATCGACGCGGCGATGGCCACCGGGCTGGAGCGTGCGGTCGCCCAGGCGGGGGGCGTGGACAAGGTGATCGCCCTCTATGGCCAACTGCCCCGGCCCGACTGGCCGCACATGGCCGTGCATGCCTTCACCGCCGGTGGCGGCAGCGTCATGTGGCGCGCGGCCGCCGACGGCACCCTGTCGCCCACGCCGTCCGACAACTGGACCGACGTGATGGGCGAGGTGCACATGGAACTGAGCCTGCCCGGCCTGTGGGGGCCGCTGACGGTGGGCCTGGTGGGCATCGCCCTGCTGTCGCTGCTGTTTTCCGGCGTGCTCAGCCACCCGCGCATCTTCCGCGATGCCTTCGCCCTGCGCCTGACCGGCGCCCGCCGCCTGGGTCTGGCCGACCTGCACAACCGGCTCAGCGTCTGGGGCCTGCCCTTCCACCTGGGCATCACCATCACCGGCCTGATCTTCGCCTTGGCCGGCGTGATGCTGCTGACGGTGGCGCAGGTGGGCTTCAAGGGTGACACGACGCGCGCCGCCGCCCCCCTGTCAGGACCCGAGATCGCGGCCGATCCCACGCCGGCGCCCATGCCGTCCGTGGCCCTGCTGCAACAGCGGGTGGAAGAGGCCATGCCCGGCAGCCACCGCACCACCCGCTTCCTTTATATCGAGCGGCCGGGCACGGCCGGCCAGAGCGTGATGATGGACATGGGCCGCTATGACGGCTTGGCCCAGGGCGACCGTTATTACCTCAACGCCAAGGGCGACCTGGTGACGCCCTCCGGCTTCATCGGTGGCCCGGTGGGCAAGCGGGTCTACGCCGCCGCCCTGGCCCTGCACTGCGCCACCTTCGGTGGCCTGGCCGTGCGCCTGGTCTACGGCGTGCTAGGCCTGGCGCTCAGTGTCATTTGCGCCACCGGCTGTTCCATCTTCCTGGCCCGCCGGCGCGACCGGGGCCGCGCGTTGCCGCGTCTGGAAAAGGTGTGGGCCGGCGTGGCCTGGGGCGTGCCCTTGGCCATGGCCCTATCCGCCGCCACCACCCTGGTGCCGGGGCTGGCCAACGAGCACGCCTACGTCCGGGGTTTCTGGGCACCCACCCTGATCCTGCCCATCCTGTCGCTGGCGCTTGCCAGTGGGGAGCAGGCCTCACGCGTCCTGCGCCTGGCCCTGGGCCTCGTCCTGGTGATCCTGGCGGGGACGCACGCCGCCGGCCATGCGACCGGACAGTGGGGGGACGGGCCGTTGCCGGCCGCGGCCCTGGTGGTGGACGCCGTGCTGGCGGTCACCGGCCTGGCCTTGACCGTCACCACCGGCCTGCTGCGCCGGTCCCGCGCGCTGGCGGCGCAAGCCCACCCGGCGCCGTAA
- a CDS encoding thioesterase family protein, with protein MSSPTATTPESRADYRHFQPITTRWADNDAYGHVNNVVYYSYFDTAVNQHMIEKGVLAPDKGTAIGLVVETQCRYFAPITFPDRVTVGVRVAHMGRSSVRYELALFRNDEDAPAAAGHYVHVYVDNETRRPTPIPEEVAAILRGMVVGA; from the coding sequence ATGAGCAGCCCTACAGCGACCACCCCGGAAAGCCGCGCCGATTATCGCCATTTCCAGCCCATCACCACCCGCTGGGCCGACAACGACGCCTATGGCCACGTCAACAACGTGGTCTACTACAGCTACTTCGACACGGCGGTGAACCAGCACATGATCGAGAAGGGTGTGCTGGCACCGGACAAGGGCACGGCCATCGGCCTGGTGGTGGAAACGCAGTGCCGCTATTTCGCGCCCATCACCTTCCCCGACCGCGTCACCGTGGGCGTGCGGGTGGCGCATATGGGGCGCAGCAGCGTGCGGTATGAACTGGCGCTGTTCCGCAATGACGAGGACGCGCCGGCCGCGGCCGGCCACTACGTCCACGTCTATGTCGATAATGAGACCCGCCGCCCCACCCCCATTCCGGAGGAGGTGGCGGCCATCCTGCGCGGCATGGTGGTCGGCGCTTGA